The proteins below come from a single Oncorhynchus gorbuscha isolate QuinsamMale2020 ecotype Even-year linkage group LG12, OgorEven_v1.0, whole genome shotgun sequence genomic window:
- the LOC123990954 gene encoding splicing factor 3B subunit 6, giving the protein MAMQAAKRANIRLPPEVNRILYIRNLPYKITAEEMYDIFGKYGPIRQIRTGNTPESRGTAYVVYEDIFDAKNACDHLSGFNVCNRYLVVLYYNANRAFQKMDTKKKEEQLKLLKEKYGINTDPPK; this is encoded by the exons ATGGCTATGCAAGCAGCTAAACGAGCTAAT ATTCGATTACCACCTGAAGTCAACAGAATACTCTACATTAGAAATCTACCATACAAGATCACAGCTGAGGAAATGTATGACATCTTTGGGAAATATGGACCAATACGACAGATTCGAAC TGGAAACACACCGGAATCAAGAGGGACAGCTTACGTGGTCTACGAGGACATCTTTGATGCCAAGAACGCCTGCGATCACCTGTCTGGATTCAACGTCTGTAACAGATATCTTGTAGTTTTATACTACAATGCAAACAGG gcgTTCCAGAAGATGGACACCAAGAAGAAAGAGGAGCAGCTGAAGCTTCTGAAGGAGAAATACGGCATCAACACAGATCCCCCAAAATAG